GCGTCGGTGATGACGAACAAGTACGCCGAAGGTTATCCGGGTCGCCGATACTACGGTGGTTGCGAGTTCGTCGATGTAGCCGAGCAGCTTGCGATCGATCGTGCCAAACAGATCTTCGGCGCCGAGCACGCGAACGTGCAGCCGCACGCCGGCGCGCAAGCGAATATGGCCGTATTCATGGCGGTGCTGCAGCCGGCCGACACCGTGCTCGGCATGTCGCTCGCGCACGGCGGTCACCTCACGCACGGCACGAA
The sequence above is drawn from the Candidatus Eremiobacterota bacterium genome and encodes:
- the glyA gene encoding serine hydroxymethyltransferase (catalyzes the reaction of glycine with 5,10-methylenetetrahydrofolate to form L-serine and tetrahydrofolate), with amino-acid sequence MQLLEPQTLAGQDPELYAAIENEERRQRDNLELIASENYASRAVREATASVMTNKYAEGYPGRRYYGGCEFVDVAEQLAIDRAKQIFGAEHANVQPHAGAQANMAVFMAVLQPADTVLGMSLAHGGHLTHGT